The following proteins come from a genomic window of Thermocrinis jamiesonii:
- the rgy gene encoding reverse gyrase: MIKAIFSKLCPNCGGDISSERLTKGLPCERCLPVVEHDLCKSIKDGSLKSICNVEEELLEWMEEFKRGLSASPWALQKTWAKRVLVGSSFALLAPTGVGKTSFGLSMVSFLAKKGKKSYVILPTKLLVEQTVRKLKDFGIKENEILFFGDDKNKEKEEKKKRLVEGQFLVLITTSMFLYKNYQIIPKDFSFIFVDDVDSFLKTAKNVDKALYLLGYTEEDIELALKLIKLKEKPNKSQEDWDKIRDYSKQLREISNQKAGVLVVSSATSNPKSSRIKLFRELLGFEVGTPTFYLRNIVDAYEDINALPLEEWIRKLGKGGLIFVPSDKGKEYVDLLKEELSFKGISSLTYEELTEENLRLFESGQVDVLIGIASYRNPLARGFDMPHVVRYALFYGVPKIVVSLKLESNLSHLLWALSSIRSNIVKKLPQLSQKLDGWLSQLRSYQYLTEEFLSDKPELKAKIDRLKAELEEFLRSEEVLSILRQSEDVSLRVTEEGYQLVVSDVTGYLQASGRTSRMFAGGISKGLSLVLVDDKRAFNHLIKKVRWFSEDIQFVKVGEINLEELMQEIEKDRNLIREFIKSEKPSNNTDLLKPVLIVVESPNKARTIANFFGKAVRRRVGGHEVLETSTESRYLMITASLGHVLDLVNEGGFHGVILNDGIQPMYEVIEGKRELVESLRKLAFESEEVFIATDPDAEGEKIGWDIAQLLKPFAKSIKRMEFHEITKKAIVKALNELRDVDENKVKAQIVRRVSDRWVGFEFSQMLWSAFGKNWLSAGRVQTPVLGWIVEREKEHRKKIYKVLVNLGEKDRRLVVEFSFEDKQSAKEFFDSLEYVEVHTLSEKEELRYPPPPYRTDTMLKDASDKYRFSLPKTMELAQTLFELGFITYHRTDSVRVSDYGIALAKEYIKEEFGEEYFNPRVWGEGGAHECIRPTKMLEPEELRSMQVSGQLEGITNQHILLYELIFKRFVASQMKPVKVKVKEILIKAGNLEQKKEIIAEVLEDGWNKVLPLELSLSLEGKLDVRELKQFRKQPKAYLYTHGELVQEMKNRGVGRPSTYAMIISKLIERGYVIERKNFLIPTSLGKMVYEYLSKEEKIKKFLSEQFTKELEELMDLVAEGKADYQKILKDLYQDIISVEQEVEVRR, encoded by the coding sequence GCAAGTCCGTGGGCTCTTCAGAAAACTTGGGCTAAAAGGGTGCTGGTTGGAAGTTCTTTTGCCCTCCTTGCACCTACGGGTGTGGGTAAAACCTCCTTTGGCCTTTCCATGGTTTCATTTTTGGCAAAAAAGGGGAAAAAGTCCTATGTGATACTTCCTACAAAGCTTTTGGTTGAGCAAACGGTAAGAAAGCTCAAAGATTTTGGCATAAAGGAAAATGAAATACTTTTCTTTGGAGATGACAAAAACAAGGAAAAGGAAGAAAAGAAGAAAAGGCTTGTAGAAGGGCAATTCCTCGTTTTGATCACCACCTCTATGTTTCTTTACAAGAACTATCAAATTATACCAAAGGACTTTTCTTTTATCTTTGTGGATGACGTAGATTCCTTTTTGAAGACTGCAAAGAACGTGGATAAAGCCCTATACCTTTTGGGATATACAGAGGAAGATATAGAGCTTGCCCTAAAACTGATAAAGCTTAAGGAAAAACCAAACAAAAGTCAGGAGGACTGGGACAAGATCAGGGATTATTCCAAACAACTACGGGAGATATCTAACCAAAAGGCTGGAGTCCTTGTGGTTTCTTCTGCAACCTCTAACCCAAAGTCCAGCAGGATAAAGCTTTTTAGAGAACTTCTTGGTTTTGAGGTAGGCACACCTACCTTTTACCTGAGAAACATAGTGGATGCTTACGAAGATATCAATGCCCTACCTTTGGAAGAGTGGATAAGAAAACTTGGAAAAGGAGGTCTTATTTTTGTGCCTTCGGACAAAGGTAAGGAATACGTGGATCTTCTTAAAGAAGAGCTAAGCTTTAAGGGTATATCTTCTTTAACCTACGAAGAGCTGACGGAAGAAAACCTAAGGCTCTTTGAAAGTGGGCAGGTGGATGTGCTAATTGGCATAGCATCCTACAGAAATCCCTTAGCCCGTGGCTTTGACATGCCTCATGTAGTAAGGTATGCTCTGTTTTATGGGGTGCCAAAGATAGTGGTTTCGTTAAAGCTTGAGTCTAATCTGTCCCATCTTCTTTGGGCTTTGAGTTCCATAAGGTCTAACATAGTTAAGAAACTTCCTCAACTTTCTCAAAAGCTTGATGGATGGCTTTCTCAGTTAAGAAGTTATCAGTATCTCACTGAAGAATTTCTAAGCGACAAGCCTGAGTTGAAGGCTAAGATAGATAGGTTAAAGGCTGAGCTGGAAGAATTCCTTAGGTCAGAAGAGGTTTTAAGCATTCTCAGACAGTCCGAAGATGTGAGTTTGAGGGTTACGGAGGAAGGTTATCAGCTGGTAGTTTCGGACGTGACCGGTTATTTGCAGGCGAGCGGTAGGACTTCACGAATGTTTGCAGGTGGAATAAGCAAAGGGCTTAGCTTAGTTCTCGTAGATGACAAAAGAGCTTTCAATCATTTAATTAAAAAGGTAAGGTGGTTTAGTGAAGACATTCAATTTGTTAAAGTGGGAGAGATAAACCTTGAGGAGCTGATGCAGGAGATAGAAAAGGACAGGAACCTTATAAGAGAGTTTATAAAGAGTGAGAAACCTTCCAACAACACTGACCTTTTAAAACCTGTCCTTATAGTGGTGGAATCTCCCAACAAAGCCCGGACCATTGCCAACTTTTTTGGAAAGGCTGTGCGAAGAAGGGTTGGTGGTCATGAGGTTTTGGAGACTTCAACCGAAAGCCGTTATTTGATGATAACCGCATCTTTGGGACATGTTTTGGACCTGGTCAATGAAGGTGGATTTCATGGAGTAATTTTGAACGATGGAATTCAACCTATGTATGAGGTCATAGAGGGCAAGAGGGAATTGGTGGAAAGTTTGAGAAAGTTGGCTTTTGAAAGCGAAGAAGTTTTCATAGCGACGGACCCAGATGCGGAAGGGGAAAAAATAGGGTGGGACATAGCTCAACTTCTAAAGCCCTTTGCTAAAAGCATAAAACGTATGGAATTTCACGAGATAACAAAAAAGGCTATCGTCAAAGCCCTCAACGAGCTAAGGGATGTGGACGAAAACAAGGTTAAGGCGCAGATAGTCAGGAGGGTTTCGGACAGATGGGTTGGGTTTGAGTTTTCACAAATGCTTTGGTCCGCTTTTGGTAAAAACTGGCTGTCCGCAGGAAGGGTTCAAACACCCGTTCTTGGTTGGATAGTGGAAAGGGAAAAAGAACACAGAAAAAAGATCTATAAAGTTTTGGTAAATTTAGGAGAAAAGGACAGAAGGCTCGTAGTTGAATTTTCGTTTGAAGACAAGCAATCCGCAAAGGAGTTTTTTGACAGCTTAGAGTATGTGGAAGTGCATACTCTTTCCGAGAAGGAGGAGTTAAGGTATCCTCCACCACCTTATAGAACGGACACCATGCTAAAGGACGCCAGCGACAAGTATAGATTTTCCCTTCCAAAGACAATGGAGCTTGCCCAAACGCTCTTTGAACTTGGTTTTATAACATACCACAGGACAGACTCAGTGAGGGTTTCCGATTACGGAATTGCCTTAGCAAAGGAGTATATAAAAGAAGAGTTTGGAGAGGAATACTTTAATCCAAGGGTTTGGGGAGAGGGTGGAGCCCACGAGTGTATAAGACCTACAAAGATGCTTGAACCAGAAGAACTAAGGTCCATGCAGGTGAGCGGACAGCTTGAAGGCATAACCAATCAGCACATACTTCTTTACGAGCTAATATTCAAAAGGTTCGTCGCAAGCCAGATGAAGCCGGTAAAAGTTAAAGTGAAGGAGATTCTAATAAAGGCAGGGAATTTGGAGCAAAAAAAGGAAATCATAGCGGAAGTGTTGGAAGATGGTTGGAACAAGGTTCTTCCTTTGGAACTGAGTTTGTCCTTAGAGGGAAAATTGGACGTGAGAGAGCTAAAGCAGTTCAGAAAACAACCAAAAGCCTACCTTTACACTCATGGAGAGCTTGTGCAAGAGATGAAAAACAGAGGCGTGGGAAGACCATCCACCTATGCAATGATAATATCCAAGCTAATTGAAAGGGGATACGTGATAGAGAGAAAGAACTTCTTGATACCTACAAGTTTGGGTAAGATGGTGTATGAATATCTCAGCAAAGAGGAAAAAATTAAAAAGTTTCTCTCTGAGCAATTTACAAAGGAGTTGGAGGAGCTTATGGATTTAGTTGCAGAGGGTAAAGCGGACTACCAAAAGATCCTTAAAGACTTATATCAGGACATAATAAGTGTTGAGCAAGAAGTGGAGGTAAGGCGATGA
- the folD gene encoding bifunctional methylenetetrahydrofolate dehydrogenase/methenyltetrahydrofolate cyclohydrolase FolD has protein sequence MEGSTIILDGKALSENIRQKIKEEIQSYIAKGLRQPCLAVVLVGDDPPSVVYVRNKRKACENVGIKSLLYHLPYNTNLSELLELIAELNAKEDVDGILVQLPLPKHIPMEDVILAISPKKDVDGFHPENMGRLLGRLEGGFIPCTPLGIDLLLKHYQIDLKGKDVVIVGAGFIVGRPLSALMLWRDATVSVCHIHTKDIKKYTLEADILISATGVPHLIKEDMVKEGAVVVDVGISKVGDKILGDVDFEAVKNKAYAITPVPGGVGPMTVSALLLNTLQAYRRNLGKEHQP, from the coding sequence ATGGAAGGTTCAACGATAATCTTAGATGGCAAAGCGCTTTCAGAAAATATAAGGCAGAAGATAAAAGAAGAAATACAAAGTTACATAGCAAAAGGCTTAAGACAACCCTGTTTGGCAGTGGTGCTCGTAGGGGACGATCCTCCGAGTGTGGTGTATGTAAGGAATAAAAGAAAGGCGTGTGAAAACGTAGGAATAAAGTCTTTGCTTTATCATCTTCCTTATAACACTAACCTCAGTGAGCTTTTGGAACTGATTGCAGAGTTAAACGCAAAAGAAGATGTGGATGGTATTTTAGTGCAATTGCCTTTGCCAAAACACATACCTATGGAGGATGTGATCTTGGCAATTTCACCAAAAAAGGACGTGGATGGATTTCATCCAGAAAACATGGGTAGGCTCTTGGGAAGGCTTGAAGGAGGCTTTATCCCATGCACTCCCTTAGGCATAGACCTTCTTTTAAAACACTATCAAATAGACTTAAAGGGAAAAGACGTGGTTATTGTGGGTGCAGGGTTTATAGTGGGAAGGCCCCTTAGTGCGCTTATGCTTTGGAGGGATGCAACAGTTAGCGTCTGCCATATACATACGAAAGACATAAAAAAATACACCCTTGAAGCGGACATATTAATATCCGCCACGGGAGTTCCACACCTTATAAAGGAAGATATGGTAAAAGAAGGAGCGGTGGTGGTGGACGTAGGAATAAGCAAAGTAGGGGATAAAATTTTGGGAGATGTAGATTTTGAAGCGGTTAAAAACAAAGCCTATGCTATTACACCCGTGCCAGGGGGTGTGGGACCTATGACGGTAAGCGCTTTACTTCTGAATACCCTTCAGGCATATAGAAGAAACTTAGGCAAAGAACACCAACCTTAG
- the cysS gene encoding cysteine--tRNA ligase: MGLKIYNTLSGKLEEFVPINPPEVKIYTCGVTVYDDSHVGHGRSLIVFDVFRRYLMHLGYKVKFVRNFTDVDDKIINRAKSECTDFMTIANRYIASYYRDMEAIGVKPADVEPRVTEHIKEIIELISKLIEKGYAYESGGDVYFSVSAFPEYGKLSKRNPEELEAGARVEPSEKKRNPLDFALWKSAKAGEPAWDSPWGPGRPGWHTECVAMIFKHLGETIDIHAGGLDLVFPHHENEIAQAEACTGKPFARYWMHNGLVTVGGQKMSKSLGNYITLREVYSKYHPDVLRLLVLFTHYRSPLDFSWEKMEETKKAYERLRDAVLDLELLKNFPTVEASGAPHPLFEKVKEAEEKFFEELSEDFNTPASLAQIFNLVSELNKIKKSAFERKAITTQELSAYQYAVDSILKHVKGIFGILEDIKPECQKVQKVETEQEKPFVDERLISLLVDVRDRARKIKQYELADYIREELKKLNVILEDTPAGTKWKVQR; encoded by the coding sequence ATGGGCTTGAAAATATACAACACCTTAAGTGGTAAATTGGAGGAATTTGTGCCTATAAATCCACCTGAGGTTAAGATATACACGTGCGGTGTAACTGTTTATGATGATTCCCACGTGGGACACGGTAGAAGCTTGATAGTCTTTGATGTGTTCAGAAGGTATCTGATGCACCTTGGTTATAAGGTAAAGTTTGTCAGGAACTTCACCGATGTGGATGACAAAATCATAAACAGGGCAAAAAGCGAATGCACGGACTTTATGACCATAGCCAACAGATACATAGCAAGCTATTACAGAGACATGGAAGCCATAGGTGTAAAACCTGCAGATGTAGAGCCAAGGGTAACTGAACACATAAAGGAGATAATAGAGCTGATATCAAAGCTTATTGAGAAGGGTTACGCTTACGAATCTGGTGGAGATGTTTATTTTTCCGTATCCGCATTTCCCGAATACGGTAAGCTTTCAAAGAGAAACCCTGAGGAGTTGGAGGCAGGTGCGAGAGTAGAACCCTCCGAAAAGAAAAGAAATCCTTTGGACTTTGCCCTTTGGAAGTCCGCAAAGGCTGGAGAGCCTGCGTGGGATTCTCCCTGGGGTCCAGGAAGACCAGGTTGGCACACCGAATGCGTAGCAATGATATTCAAACATTTAGGCGAAACCATAGACATACACGCAGGAGGTTTGGACCTTGTTTTTCCTCATCACGAAAATGAAATAGCTCAGGCTGAAGCTTGCACCGGAAAGCCTTTTGCAAGATACTGGATGCACAACGGACTGGTAACCGTAGGCGGTCAAAAAATGTCCAAGTCCCTTGGAAATTACATAACCCTAAGGGAAGTTTATTCTAAATACCATCCAGATGTTTTAAGACTTTTAGTTCTCTTTACCCACTACAGAAGTCCCTTAGACTTCTCTTGGGAAAAGATGGAAGAGACAAAAAAGGCTTACGAAAGGCTAAGAGATGCGGTTCTTGATCTAGAGTTGTTAAAAAACTTTCCTACTGTGGAAGCTTCCGGCGCACCTCATCCACTCTTTGAAAAGGTAAAGGAAGCGGAGGAGAAATTTTTTGAAGAATTAAGTGAAGACTTCAACACACCCGCAAGCTTAGCCCAAATTTTCAACTTAGTTTCGGAACTAAATAAAATAAAGAAAAGCGCCTTTGAAAGAAAGGCAATAACTACACAAGAACTGTCTGCCTATCAGTATGCGGTAGATTCCATTCTAAAACATGTAAAGGGTATATTTGGAATACTCGAAGACATAAAGCCAGAATGTCAAAAGGTTCAGAAAGTGGAAACAGAGCAAGAAAAACCTTTTGTGGATGAAAGACTTATAAGCCTTTTAGTGGATGTTAGAGATAGGGCAAGAAAGATAAAACAGTATGAATTAGCTGACTACATAAGAGAGGAACTTAAAAAATTGAACGTGATTTTGGAAGATACTCCGGCAGGGACAAAATGGAAGGTTCAACGATAA
- the smpB gene encoding SsrA-binding protein SmpB, which yields MKKTGEFTVAYNKEAKAEYEVIETYEAGIVLEGSEVKALRNKQTVSFKDSFVRIENGEAWLYNLYIAPYRYATIKPPDPLRKRKLLLHKREILKLFGKVQQKGFTIIPLRVYFKNGKVKVEIALVKGKKAYDRREELRERDMKRQMERELKHWR from the coding sequence TTGAAAAAAACGGGAGAATTTACCGTAGCTTACAACAAAGAAGCAAAGGCAGAGTATGAGGTTATAGAAACCTACGAAGCGGGTATTGTGCTTGAAGGTTCAGAGGTAAAGGCTCTCAGAAACAAGCAAACGGTTTCCTTCAAGGACAGTTTTGTAAGAATAGAAAACGGAGAAGCGTGGCTTTATAACCTATACATAGCTCCATACAGGTATGCTACCATAAAACCACCTGATCCCTTGAGGAAGAGAAAGCTTTTACTGCACAAAAGGGAAATCCTTAAACTTTTTGGTAAAGTTCAGCAAAAAGGTTTTACCATAATACCCCTAAGGGTTTATTTCAAAAACGGGAAGGTAAAGGTAGAAATTGCGCTGGTAAAAGGTAAGAAAGCATACGACCGCAGGGAAGAGCTAAGGGAAAGGGATATGAAAAGACAGATGGAAAGAGAACTAAAGCATTGGCGATAA
- a CDS encoding zinc metalloprotease HtpX, with product MGYMIRSVLLLGLLTGIFLFVGNLIAGKVGMTIALILAGIMNFLTYWFSDKIVLAMYGAREISYEEAPWLHAMVEELAKRANIPKPKIYLVPMEQPNAFATGRGPSNGVVAVTSGILRLLDRDELRGVLAHEIGHIKNRDVLVATMAATIAGAISYLVNMLQFALLFGHSRDEEGNQNPLSIVGSILLIIVTPIIATLIQMAISRSREYLADETGAKISGDPLALARALEKIHYYVYNIPAEVNQGTAHLFIENPLKGGGIWELFSTHPPTEKRIERLKELARRMGKLY from the coding sequence ATGGGATACATGATTAGAAGCGTGCTACTGCTTGGTTTGCTAACCGGTATATTTCTGTTTGTAGGAAATCTGATAGCTGGTAAAGTTGGTATGACCATTGCGCTAATACTTGCCGGCATTATGAACTTTTTGACTTACTGGTTTTCCGATAAGATCGTTTTGGCTATGTATGGTGCAAGGGAGATAAGCTACGAAGAGGCTCCTTGGTTGCACGCCATGGTGGAGGAACTTGCCAAGAGGGCAAACATACCAAAACCCAAGATCTATTTAGTCCCGATGGAACAGCCAAACGCCTTTGCTACCGGAAGGGGTCCGAGCAATGGTGTAGTAGCGGTAACCTCCGGCATACTCAGGTTGTTAGATAGAGACGAACTTAGGGGTGTTTTAGCCCACGAAATTGGACACATCAAAAACAGAGACGTGCTTGTAGCAACAATGGCTGCTACGATTGCTGGAGCGATTTCTTATTTGGTTAATATGCTTCAGTTTGCTTTGCTTTTTGGACACTCAAGGGATGAAGAGGGCAATCAAAATCCTTTATCTATAGTAGGCAGTATTCTTTTGATAATCGTAACTCCCATAATAGCTACTCTAATTCAGATGGCAATCTCAAGGTCAAGGGAATATTTGGCGGACGAAACGGGTGCAAAGATAAGCGGGGACCCTCTTGCTTTGGCAAGGGCTTTGGAAAAGATCCACTATTACGTTTATAACATCCCTGCAGAGGTCAATCAAGGAACTGCCCACCTCTTCATAGAAAATCCGCTAAAAGGTGGAGGCATATGGGAGCTCTTTTCTACTCACCCGCCCACAGAAAAGAGGATAGAGAGGCTAAAAGAGCTGGCAAGAAGAATGGGTAAGCTATACTGA
- a CDS encoding ADP-ribosylglycohydrolase family protein, whose translation MDLESKFVGTIVGAALGDAIGKSVEDLTEEEVFSFYGGPIEGFVDPHPQSPAYGFKPEEVSDETTISLLLLESIVERKGIDPYHFFSKLVKWRKEESKHRYPDPALLTAIDLLSSGISLEKACFYSSSVEGVLRSTVVGLFHFYNPYLSAEGGRLVCIMTHRSKEVYDVSAMLSVFIASLVSGEWHLEELKQRINLLSFLQEFAKYENSKKDIERVKDLLQKRASLNDAITALGNSTYVLEAFPLSLFIFLSNLDDPQKAFFESVNSYGKFGGDTDSIGYLVGSYIGAYFGAEAFDRELVEKLENSDYYIFLAKKLFEITQER comes from the coding sequence ATGGACCTTGAGAGTAAGTTTGTCGGCACCATCGTTGGTGCCGCTTTGGGAGATGCAATAGGAAAATCGGTAGAAGACTTAACTGAGGAAGAAGTATTCAGCTTTTACGGGGGACCGATAGAAGGATTCGTAGATCCCCATCCCCAAAGTCCAGCTTACGGCTTTAAGCCCGAAGAAGTTTCTGATGAGACAACCATTAGTCTTTTGCTTCTTGAAAGCATAGTAGAAAGAAAGGGCATAGACCCCTATCATTTCTTTAGCAAGCTGGTAAAGTGGAGAAAAGAAGAGTCAAAGCATCGCTATCCAGATCCGGCCCTATTAACAGCCATAGACCTTCTTTCCTCTGGAATAAGCTTAGAGAAAGCCTGTTTTTACTCTTCTTCTGTGGAAGGTGTGTTAAGAAGCACGGTTGTGGGACTTTTCCACTTTTATAATCCCTATCTTTCTGCAGAAGGTGGAAGGTTGGTATGCATCATGACTCATAGAAGCAAAGAAGTTTATGACGTATCAGCCATGCTTTCTGTTTTCATTGCAAGTTTGGTAAGCGGAGAGTGGCATCTGGAGGAGCTAAAGCAAAGAATAAACCTTCTTTCCTTTCTACAAGAGTTTGCCAAGTATGAAAATAGCAAAAAAGACATAGAGCGCGTGAAAGATCTTTTACAAAAGCGTGCTTCTTTGAACGATGCTATAACAGCCCTTGGCAACTCTACCTACGTTTTGGAAGCCTTTCCCCTTTCTCTGTTTATCTTTTTAAGCAACTTAGATGATCCCCAAAAGGCATTCTTTGAGAGTGTGAATTCTTATGGTAAATTTGGAGGAGACACAGATTCCATAGGCTACTTGGTAGGTTCATACATAGGAGCCTACTTTGGTGCAGAAGCTTTTGATAGGGAACTTGTTGAAAAATTGGAAAACTCAGATTATTATATTTTCTTAGCCAAAAAACTTTTTGAAATAACACAAGAAAGATAG
- the hfq gene encoding RNA chaperone Hfq, whose protein sequence is MPYNLQESFLNTIRKRKVKVIVYLINGVRIQGRIKSFDTFTILIEDKRQQTLVYKHAISTIVPSEHIQIEFEEEGVPGQA, encoded by the coding sequence ATGCCTTATAATTTACAGGAATCCTTTTTGAACACTATAAGGAAAAGAAAAGTGAAAGTGATCGTGTATCTCATCAACGGAGTGCGCATTCAAGGTAGGATAAAGTCCTTTGATACCTTTACAATCCTTATAGAAGATAAAAGACAACAAACCTTAGTTTACAAACATGCCATAAGCACCATAGTGCCTTCGGAACATATTCAGATTGAATTTGAAGAGGAAGGTGTACCCGGGCAGGCTTAA
- a CDS encoding (2Fe-2S) ferredoxin domain-containing protein, which translates to MEFKHVFVCVQQRPPGHPMGSCSDRQSREVLQRFMEKQQMDPELFMSCMITPTGCLNACGVGPVVVVYPEGVWYGRVRPEDVDEIIEKHIKKGEVVERLAISKGKPPGMF; encoded by the coding sequence ATGGAGTTTAAGCACGTGTTCGTATGCGTCCAGCAAAGGCCACCGGGACATCCTATGGGCTCCTGTTCGGACAGGCAAAGCAGGGAAGTTTTGCAAAGGTTTATGGAAAAACAGCAAATGGACCCTGAACTTTTTATGAGCTGTATGATAACACCCACAGGTTGTTTAAATGCCTGTGGAGTGGGACCTGTGGTAGTGGTTTATCCAGAAGGTGTGTGGTATGGAAGGGTAAGACCAGAGGATGTGGATGAGATAATAGAAAAGCACATCAAAAAGGGAGAGGTAGTGGAGAGGTTGGCTATTTCTAAAGGCAAACCTCCGGGAATGTTTTAA
- a CDS encoding methyltransferase domain-containing protein, protein MITVRATKKLNFEFNGYKFSINQGEELLFAEDVFKLLPEQIRESFKQTSTKLPPIYEGENLNGKTIFVFMQGAIGDVLCSTVALRELKRRYPRAKLWVAVSGRAKPVLEKLPYIDRLLPHPTLLRDVLKANYIVRAVEMVNTPSFDNLNMVKWFLWKLRLYFAEDETPDVYVDHKVVEELRPVFEEIRRLSGGKKVLLFHYLASSVHRTLPPKMLKDLEEYISKEYVPVVCSLPTEDIVVETSLDIYGIKAANLSYLMKDLRYLVAAVYLSDVVLTTDTATLHIAGGLKKPTVAISGPIEIFNTAGTYPTVIPVRANYTGQTCKSPCGIHAIGEPCPEAKLKNQFYSPCFENIPPKVIYYALRDAELTTQEDYPKPERCPLCQNSSNFSLFEVINGYRIFECPSCGLQFSYPRRAMDYDQAYEGETEGLLEFTQIPYTSYLDAQEEELERKKWERLPRFNVLLPILSLIPKGKLLDVGCSTGNFLLIAKKFGFDVYGMDAGEKAVEIARKKYKLKVVKALTFDELPEDYRGPYKVITAFEVIEHLEEPMKFLNEIYSMLEEGGFVILSCPPYFKFENMALSYRKFKWWWGDYPPNHINRFKPWTLFYALKLAGFKEVVVFTEPLLTGTVLEGITPKAVQLKDNQNRIINLTPQTVAYIILENLKPLYVNARLLGNFQFAIGVKGDSGINWEKVLQDSIAISCADIMWPH, encoded by the coding sequence ATGATTACCGTCAGGGCAACAAAAAAGCTTAACTTTGAGTTTAACGGATACAAGTTCAGCATAAACCAAGGAGAGGAGCTTTTGTTTGCAGAGGATGTCTTTAAGCTCTTGCCTGAGCAAATTCGGGAAAGCTTCAAACAAACATCCACAAAACTTCCGCCCATTTACGAAGGAGAAAATCTAAACGGTAAAACCATATTTGTCTTTATGCAAGGAGCAATAGGAGACGTGCTTTGTTCTACGGTAGCACTTAGGGAACTAAAAAGAAGGTATCCGAGGGCTAAGCTTTGGGTAGCGGTGTCTGGCAGGGCAAAGCCTGTTTTAGAAAAACTGCCCTATATAGATAGATTACTCCCCCATCCTACACTACTGAGGGATGTGTTGAAAGCAAACTACATAGTAAGGGCTGTGGAGATGGTCAATACTCCATCCTTTGATAACCTCAACATGGTCAAGTGGTTTTTGTGGAAACTAAGGCTATACTTTGCGGAAGACGAAACGCCGGACGTTTATGTAGACCATAAAGTGGTGGAGGAACTAAGGCCCGTTTTTGAAGAAATAAGAAGGCTGTCTGGTGGTAAAAAGGTTTTGCTTTTCCATTACCTTGCCTCCTCTGTTCATCGCACCTTACCACCAAAGATGCTGAAGGATTTGGAAGAATACATTTCAAAGGAATACGTGCCCGTAGTGTGCAGTCTTCCAACAGAAGACATCGTAGTGGAAACTTCCCTTGACATTTACGGAATAAAGGCTGCGAACCTATCTTACCTTATGAAGGACTTAAGATACTTGGTTGCTGCTGTTTATCTTTCAGACGTCGTATTAACCACAGACACCGCCACCCTTCACATAGCAGGTGGTCTAAAAAAACCCACCGTTGCCATAAGTGGTCCAATAGAGATATTCAATACCGCAGGCACCTATCCAACGGTTATTCCCGTAAGGGCAAATTACACCGGGCAAACTTGCAAGTCTCCTTGTGGAATACATGCCATAGGAGAGCCATGCCCAGAGGCAAAGCTTAAAAACCAGTTTTACAGTCCATGCTTTGAGAACATACCACCAAAGGTTATATACTACGCCCTAAGGGATGCAGAACTAACAACTCAGGAAGACTATCCAAAGCCAGAAAGGTGTCCGTTGTGTCAGAACTCTTCTAACTTTAGCCTTTTTGAGGTAATAAACGGCTACCGCATATTTGAATGTCCATCCTGTGGTTTGCAATTTAGCTATCCAAGAAGGGCTATGGACTACGACCAAGCTTATGAGGGAGAAACAGAAGGTTTGTTAGAATTTACCCAAATACCTTACACATCTTATTTGGATGCCCAAGAGGAAGAGCTTGAGCGCAAAAAATGGGAAAGATTGCCAAGGTTTAACGTTCTACTACCTATACTTTCTCTGATTCCAAAGGGAAAGCTGTTGGATGTGGGTTGTAGCACTGGAAACTTTCTTTTAATAGCCAAAAAGTTTGGGTTTGACGTTTACGGGATGGATGCGGGAGAAAAGGCAGTAGAAATAGCAAGGAAAAAGTATAAACTTAAGGTTGTAAAGGCTTTGACCTTTGACGAGCTTCCGGAGGACTACAGAGGCCCTTACAAGGTAATCACCGCCTTTGAGGTTATTGAGCACTTAGAGGAGCCGATGAAGTTTTTAAATGAGATCTACAGTATGTTAGAAGAGGGTGGCTTTGTGATCCTCAGCTGTCCCCCCTACTTTAAGTTTGAAAACATGGCGCTGAGCTACAGAAAGTTCAAATGGTGGTGGGGTGACTATCCACCGAACCACATCAACAGGTTCAAGCCCTGGACGCTTTTTTATGCGCTGAAGTTGGCAGGTTTTAAGGAGGTTGTAGTCTTTACCGAGCCTCTTTTGACTGGAACTGTCCTTGAGGGTATTACTCCAAAAGCGGTTCAGTTGAAGGACAACCAAAACAGAATTATCAACCTTACTCCACAAACGGTAGCTTACATAATTCTTGAAAATCTGAAACCTCTTTATGTAAATGCCCGACTGCTTGGTAACTTTCAGTTTGCCATAGGAGTAAAAGGTGATAGTGGTATAAACTGGGAGAAAGTTTTGCAAGACAGCATTGCCATATCCTGCGCAGATATTATGTGGCCTCACTAA